From the Clostridiales bacterium FE2011 genome, one window contains:
- a CDS encoding endo alpha-1,4 polygalactosaminidase gives MKNQGKGTISVFCAIILIVLTCCTRLAGAEQAPTFKYPYGVFLSICENIEQFADYEIVVIDAQYYPKEELDVFRSKGHKVFSYINIGSLEDFRDYYDEYKDLSLGAYEHWEEEVWVDVSQKRWQDFMLNDIAAGLLEKDIDGFFVDNCDVYYVHPKQEILEGLTVIMKGLKATGKKVIINSGDTFLDAYCEQGGKWDDVISGINQESVFSTILWDEGTFGTAEPEDHEYFVSYIDRYGSQGAEIYLLEYTIDEELVKEIKAFCEERGYTYYVADSIELDG, from the coding sequence ATGAAAAACCAAGGCAAAGGGACCATCTCTGTTTTCTGCGCGATCATACTGATCGTACTGACCTGCTGCACCAGACTGGCCGGGGCGGAACAGGCACCGACGTTCAAGTACCCCTATGGCGTATTTCTGAGCATCTGCGAAAACATTGAGCAGTTTGCGGACTATGAGATCGTTGTAATTGACGCCCAGTACTATCCCAAAGAAGAACTGGACGTGTTCCGGAGTAAAGGACACAAAGTCTTCTCCTATATCAATATCGGTTCCCTGGAAGATTTCCGGGATTACTATGACGAGTACAAAGACCTGTCCCTGGGTGCCTACGAGCACTGGGAAGAGGAAGTGTGGGTGGACGTTTCCCAGAAACGCTGGCAGGATTTTATGCTGAATGATATCGCAGCCGGCCTGCTGGAGAAGGACATTGACGGCTTCTTCGTGGACAACTGCGACGTCTACTATGTGCATCCGAAGCAAGAAATCCTGGAAGGCTTGACGGTGATCATGAAGGGCCTAAAGGCAACCGGCAAAAAGGTGATTATCAACAGCGGCGATACCTTCCTGGACGCTTACTGCGAGCAGGGGGGCAAATGGGACGACGTGATCAGCGGCATCAACCAGGAATCCGTATTCTCCACGATCCTGTGGGATGAAGGCACTTTCGGCACGGCGGAACCGGAAGACCATGAGTACTTTGTGTCCTACATTGATCGCTATGGCTCCCAGGGGGCAGAGATCTACCTGCTGGAGTACACGATCGACGAGGAACTGGTGAAAGAGATCAAGGCTTTCTGCGAGGAAAGAGGATACACGTATTATGTGGCGGACTCTATTGAGCTTGATGGCTAA
- a CDS encoding cyclic lactone autoinducer peptide yields MKKKLTAILVYLAGAASVFALVLGRVSAARACTYYFYQPKVPDCMKQDD; encoded by the coding sequence ATGAAGAAGAAACTGACTGCTATCCTGGTATACCTGGCCGGTGCGGCCTCCGTGTTTGCGCTGGTGCTCGGACGCGTTTCCGCGGCCCGTGCCTGCACATACTATTTCTATCAGCCGAAGGTTCCGGACTGCATGAAACAGGACGACTGA
- a CDS encoding DUF2812 domain-containing protein, giving the protein METMKIRKWFFVWDYDKMEAWLNGMAMEGWALDEVGICEFRFVRSEPGEYGVRVQMGVCDENYERLLKEDGVECVGRLGPWGFYRKKTEDGPFELYSDIDSRIDHINKIARVLTVIGALNIFIGLVNVRNGFSWVNLLCATFLMYCLGRIHGKREALEKERLLHE; this is encoded by the coding sequence ATGGAAACGATGAAGATCCGTAAATGGTTCTTTGTTTGGGACTATGACAAAATGGAAGCCTGGCTGAACGGCATGGCTATGGAAGGCTGGGCGCTGGATGAAGTAGGAATCTGTGAATTCCGGTTTGTTCGTTCTGAACCCGGAGAATACGGCGTTAGGGTACAGATGGGCGTATGTGATGAGAATTACGAAAGGCTGCTGAAGGAAGACGGTGTTGAATGTGTGGGACGCCTGGGCCCATGGGGATTCTACCGAAAGAAAACAGAAGACGGTCCCTTTGAACTGTACTCTGATATAGATTCCAGAATAGATCATATCAATAAGATAGCCAGGGTGCTTACTGTGATAGGGGCGCTCAACATATTCATAGGCTTGGTCAATGTGCGTAACGGGTTTTCCTGGGTCAATCTTCTGTGCGCAACGTTTCTGATGTACTGCCTGGGACGTATACACGGTAAAAGGGAAGCGCTGGAAAAAGAAAGACTGCTGCACGAATAA
- a CDS encoding TFIIB-type zinc finger domain-containing protein has product MQAIKCEVCGSTDLIKKDGVFVCRYCGMQYSLPEVQKMLGTVKIDKSEERNNYFILARRFFAGTNYADALKYYDLALREDPQNWEAIYLYAVTSVATQDCNYLYRNLESIINMSKVYLRQIATDTPEENQMVDVNLFIDAHALFIRKGTELMAEYIRNSGADMRKPENYYYAFGYSAIDVYGTLRELFSCFPECIERYEEFLLEMITARPECFERKARKEILKQLSKKIKKRKRVKVKS; this is encoded by the coding sequence ATGCAAGCAATAAAATGTGAAGTATGCGGGAGCACAGATCTGATCAAGAAGGACGGCGTCTTTGTATGCCGATACTGCGGGATGCAGTACAGCCTTCCGGAAGTGCAGAAGATGCTGGGCACCGTAAAGATTGACAAATCGGAAGAACGGAATAACTACTTTATCCTGGCCAGGCGTTTCTTTGCCGGGACCAACTATGCGGACGCCCTGAAGTACTACGATCTGGCGCTCCGGGAGGATCCGCAGAACTGGGAAGCGATCTACCTGTATGCTGTCACATCCGTGGCAACGCAGGATTGCAACTATCTGTACAGGAACCTGGAAAGCATCATCAACATGTCCAAGGTATACCTGAGGCAGATTGCGACGGATACCCCGGAAGAAAACCAGATGGTGGATGTGAACCTGTTCATTGACGCGCATGCGCTGTTTATCCGCAAGGGAACAGAGCTGATGGCGGAATACATCCGAAACAGCGGGGCAGACATGCGAAAACCGGAGAATTATTACTATGCCTTCGGTTACAGCGCAATTGACGTTTACGGTACGCTGCGGGAACTGTTCAGCTGCTTCCCGGAATGCATTGAGCGGTATGAGGAGTTCCTGCTGGAAATGATCACCGCCAGGCCGGAATGCTTTGAAAGGAAAGCCAGGAAGGAAATCCTGAAGCAGTTGTCTAAAAAGATAAAGAAGAGAAAACGGGTCAAAGTGAAAAGTTGA
- a CDS encoding Na/Pi cotransporter family protein encodes MNFFDILSLLGGLAMFLYGMRLMGDSLKENSSGTLKNVMEKVTDNPLTAFVLGIAVTALIQSSTATIVITSGLVGAGILTLHQSLGIIIGANVGTTVTGQIIRLLDLNTSGDTSFLRFFQPSTLAPIALIIGILLIMTGFFRNSRSIGNIAIGFGILFSGLLNMTSAVNALQQSGMVEEIFSGLGDNPFLGYLAGAGVAFVLQSSSATIGILQAFSAGGLLTFKAIYPIIVGVYLGDCVTTAIVCYIGANRESRRVGIVNILYNLSKSAMVLIVVAIVHQTGLLDNLWDARVNSGIIANTNTIFNLVCAVCLLPTIGLYERLSDRIVPKKKTEKSKYSAIFEGLRPVFFNTPALALNSCYEALQTMFTIARDNLDRAQQQIENYSKERYDTINAEEWELDKLTDHLSRYLVELLPHLQNEQNSAMLNQYYKESTEFERLGDQAVKIADIAAKLSENNTAFSKKCVGELKILQELIQDILKDSEEAFSGRDEEAASQIEPKVHVVNDLINEMTQNHLNRMSAGECSLLADAYFSNLMAEYKRIAGICSNTGMATLVRIHPELASREHRFLETLDENGDATYRTVLKQTRKLVFDKLKEQEEGDGQQITLDDVLPEEQNA; translated from the coding sequence ATGAACTTTTTTGATATCCTGTCCCTCCTCGGCGGTCTGGCGATGTTCCTTTACGGAATGCGCCTGATGGGTGATTCCCTGAAGGAGAATTCCTCCGGAACACTGAAAAACGTCATGGAAAAGGTGACGGACAATCCTCTTACGGCCTTTGTGCTGGGCATCGCGGTGACAGCACTGATCCAGTCTTCCACAGCAACCATCGTGATTACATCCGGTCTGGTCGGCGCGGGAATCCTGACGCTGCACCAGTCCCTGGGTATTATTATCGGCGCAAACGTGGGTACCACAGTTACCGGTCAGATTATCCGCCTGCTGGACCTGAACACCTCCGGAGACACTTCCTTCCTGCGGTTCTTCCAGCCTTCCACACTGGCACCCATTGCCCTGATTATCGGCATCCTGCTGATTATGACCGGCTTCTTCCGTAATTCCCGGTCCATCGGCAATATCGCCATCGGCTTCGGTATCCTGTTTTCCGGCCTGCTGAACATGACCAGTGCCGTAAACGCACTGCAGCAGTCAGGCATGGTAGAAGAGATATTTTCAGGTCTGGGCGATAATCCATTCCTGGGTTACCTGGCCGGCGCAGGCGTAGCCTTTGTGCTGCAGAGCTCCTCGGCAACCATTGGTATCCTGCAGGCGTTCTCCGCAGGCGGACTGCTGACCTTCAAGGCGATCTATCCGATTATCGTCGGCGTCTACCTGGGGGACTGCGTGACCACGGCCATTGTCTGCTACATCGGCGCGAACCGGGAATCCAGGCGCGTCGGTATTGTCAACATCCTGTACAACCTGAGCAAGTCGGCCATGGTGCTCATTGTGGTGGCAATCGTCCATCAGACAGGCCTGCTGGACAACCTGTGGGATGCCAGGGTGAACTCCGGTATCATCGCTAACACCAATACGATCTTCAACCTGGTTTGCGCGGTTTGCCTGCTCCCGACCATCGGACTGTATGAGCGGCTGAGCGACAGGATTGTGCCGAAGAAAAAGACGGAAAAGAGCAAATACAGCGCGATATTCGAAGGCCTGCGTCCGGTGTTCTTCAATACGCCTGCACTGGCACTGAACAGCTGCTATGAAGCGCTGCAGACTATGTTTACCATTGCCCGGGACAACCTGGACAGGGCCCAGCAGCAGATTGAGAACTATTCCAAGGAACGGTATGACACCATCAATGCGGAAGAATGGGAGCTGGACAAGCTGACGGACCATCTGAGCCGCTACCTGGTGGAACTGCTTCCACACCTGCAGAATGAGCAGAACTCCGCGATGCTGAACCAGTATTACAAGGAGTCGACGGAGTTTGAACGACTGGGAGACCAGGCGGTCAAGATTGCCGATATCGCGGCAAAGCTGTCAGAGAATAACACCGCCTTTTCAAAGAAGTGCGTCGGGGAACTCAAGATCCTGCAGGAACTGATTCAGGATATCCTGAAGGATTCAGAGGAAGCCTTCTCCGGAAGGGATGAAGAGGCTGCTTCCCAGATTGAGCCCAAGGTACACGTGGTGAATGACCTGATCAACGAAATGACGCAGAATCACCTCAACCGGATGAGTGCCGGAGAATGCTCACTGCTGGCAGACGCGTATTTCTCCAATCTGATGGCGGAATACAAGCGCATTGCCGGTATCTGCTCTAACACCGGTATGGCTACGCTGGTTCGGATCCATCCGGAACTGGCTTCCCGTGAACACAGATTCCTGGAAACGCTGGATGAGAACGGTGACGCGACATACAGAACCGTGCTGAAGCAGACCCGTAAGCTGGTGTTTGACAAGCTGAAGGAACAGGAGGAAGGAGACGGACAGCAGATAACGCTGGACGACGTCCTGCCGGAAGAACAGAACGCGTAA
- a CDS encoding GHKL domain-containing protein — protein MNWMFYAVDLIGNCMEEMVAISYFRSISGDKLKSGRGMISMFIIFTLFRIAIYFIFRNSLINMAGAVITFIAFSLMFEMTKVKRFIFVPILFILSMFSEAMVGGMLSVATGISVEAGQKLILFNAAGVLISKMVLISIIKVIQFIVPSFGERISGYLMVPLLMLPVASFMLIYILGEFNLLEGPSPRALMASCAMILLAFSNIGLFFLLEYQQREEKEKNRMQLMQKQTEGQIAFYRELAERQKISNKTMHDLKNQMFALSEAMKTDSDKTREIMESISGKIFAASPMTVTGIDAVDSLIFSKKQQMELHGIRYEQSVHISPGTSFDPLDLCVLLGNLLDNAIEANEKVDPDKRFVSLTITQQEMWLSITITNAAVETVKLDGKTIHTTKAQKELHGFGLSSVNEIAAKYQGNCTFRSTDHDFTAYLILQDA, from the coding sequence ATGAACTGGATGTTTTATGCTGTTGATCTGATCGGAAACTGTATGGAAGAAATGGTCGCCATTTCCTACTTCCGCTCTATCTCCGGTGACAAGCTGAAGTCTGGCCGGGGTATGATTTCTATGTTCATCATTTTCACGCTGTTCCGTATAGCCATATATTTCATATTCCGCAACTCTCTGATAAACATGGCTGGCGCTGTTATCACATTCATTGCCTTCTCTCTCATGTTTGAGATGACGAAAGTCAAACGGTTTATCTTCGTTCCGATCCTTTTTATCTTGTCCATGTTCTCTGAGGCAATGGTCGGAGGAATGCTTTCCGTTGCAACCGGCATCTCTGTTGAAGCCGGGCAGAAGCTCATCCTGTTCAATGCAGCTGGAGTACTGATCTCCAAAATGGTGCTGATCTCCATTATCAAGGTCATCCAGTTCATCGTACCGTCCTTCGGTGAACGGATTTCCGGCTACCTCATGGTTCCCCTGCTCATGCTGCCGGTAGCCTCCTTTATGCTGATCTATATTCTGGGCGAGTTCAATCTTCTGGAAGGGCCTTCTCCCCGGGCGTTGATGGCTTCCTGTGCCATGATCCTGCTGGCGTTTTCCAATATCGGCCTGTTCTTCCTCCTGGAATACCAGCAGCGGGAGGAAAAGGAAAAAAACCGTATGCAGCTCATGCAGAAGCAGACTGAAGGACAGATTGCCTTTTACCGGGAGCTGGCGGAGCGGCAGAAGATCAGCAATAAAACCATGCATGATCTGAAAAATCAAATGTTCGCCCTGTCTGAAGCCATGAAAACAGACTCGGATAAAACCCGGGAAATCATGGAAAGCATTTCCGGCAAAATCTTTGCCGCCTCCCCTATGACCGTTACCGGCATCGATGCGGTGGACTCTCTTATCTTTTCCAAGAAGCAGCAGATGGAACTCCACGGCATCCGATATGAGCAGTCAGTACACATTTCCCCCGGAACCTCCTTTGATCCGCTGGATCTGTGTGTTCTCCTCGGCAATCTGCTGGATAACGCAATTGAAGCCAACGAAAAGGTGGATCCCGACAAACGTTTCGTCTCCCTGACCATAACACAGCAGGAAATGTGGCTCAGCATCACCATCACAAACGCGGCTGTGGAAACCGTCAAGCTTGATGGCAAGACAATCCACACCACCAAAGCACAGAAGGAACTGCACGGTTTCGGCCTGAGCAGTGTGAACGAAATAGCCGCCAAATACCAGGGAAACTGTACCTTCCGTTCCACCGATCATGACTTCACCGCTTATCTGATTCTTCAGGATGCATGA
- a CDS encoding helix-turn-helix transcriptional regulator: MEVTEVPDYPALTEQTYYILLSLCKPRHGYGIMQQAEELSGGRVRLAAGTLYGALTTLCDKGWITLLPADDGSRRKDYALTEKGKGILVHEVKRLKELVRNGETILGEEL, translated from the coding sequence ATGGAGGTGACAGAAGTGCCAGACTATCCGGCATTGACAGAGCAGACATATTATATACTGCTGTCTTTGTGCAAACCCAGACACGGCTACGGCATCATGCAGCAGGCAGAAGAATTGTCCGGCGGACGGGTGCGGCTGGCGGCGGGAACGCTGTATGGCGCACTGACAACCCTGTGCGATAAAGGATGGATTACCTTACTGCCGGCAGATGATGGAAGCAGAAGGAAGGATTACGCCCTGACTGAAAAGGGAAAGGGAATTCTGGTTCACGAAGTGAAGCGCCTGAAGGAACTTGTGCGGAACGGGGAGACAATACTGGGGGAGGAATTATAA
- a CDS encoding response regulator transcription factor: MNIAVCDDLPEYREKLKELLSPYIASNNLDIAEFSRGEDLLASCEEGKSWDIVFLDIEMDGLTGIETGKRLRKLQRDMIVIFVTSHVSYVSDAFRQDAFQFLLKPVQEEDFRKDFERALRVWKNRRRRYLIKWRNTSNMLEYRSILYLEAYHRHIFVHTSDEDYECVGKLQEEYAKLRPFGFAQCHQGFIVNMSRVVSITKSSVKLDNGAEVPVSRRHYTNLMSDFNLYMAGKLI, translated from the coding sequence ATGAATATTGCCGTTTGTGATGATCTTCCCGAATACCGGGAAAAACTGAAAGAGCTCTTATCTCCCTACATTGCTTCCAACAATCTGGATATTGCGGAGTTCAGCCGCGGTGAAGACCTTCTTGCCTCCTGTGAGGAAGGCAAATCCTGGGATATTGTCTTCCTGGATATTGAGATGGACGGCCTTACAGGTATTGAAACCGGCAAGCGTCTCCGGAAGCTGCAGCGGGATATGATTGTCATCTTTGTCACCAGCCATGTCAGCTATGTCTCAGACGCGTTCCGCCAGGACGCTTTCCAATTCCTCCTCAAGCCTGTCCAGGAAGAGGATTTCCGGAAGGATTTTGAGCGTGCGCTCCGTGTGTGGAAAAACCGCCGTCGTCGTTATCTGATCAAATGGCGCAACACCAGCAACATGCTGGAATACCGCAGCATTCTTTACCTGGAAGCCTACCACCGTCATATTTTTGTCCATACCTCGGATGAGGATTATGAATGTGTCGGCAAGCTCCAGGAGGAATATGCCAAGCTCAGGCCCTTTGGGTTTGCCCAGTGCCACCAGGGATTCATCGTCAATATGAGCCGGGTTGTCAGCATCACCAAATCATCAGTGAAACTGGATAATGGAGCTGAAGTGCCGGTCAGCCGGCGGCATTATACCAACCTGATGAGCGATTTCAATCTGTATATGGCGGGGAAACTGATATGA
- a CDS encoding accessory gene regulator B family protein encodes MLASQAKRISSFCISNGIINEPDREKYDYCYEVLLATTLNIAAVALIGLVTGFLAQTVCFMLVFALLKNTAGGYHADSHLACFAGTVGTFLLYRLIAALIPASVLSAVAAVFAVFAGITVFLLAPVGTENKPLGRRQKGQLKEDSRLLVLFLCMVVLFLLLQDISPQWAFSVSSAIAAVSASLIVGKIKFSKAETSNS; translated from the coding sequence ATGTTAGCGTCTCAGGCAAAAAGGATATCATCCTTTTGTATCTCAAACGGGATTATCAATGAACCGGACCGGGAGAAGTATGACTATTGCTATGAGGTCCTGCTTGCCACGACGCTGAATATTGCTGCCGTCGCCCTCATCGGCCTGGTGACCGGTTTCCTGGCGCAGACGGTTTGTTTCATGCTTGTTTTCGCCCTGCTGAAAAACACTGCCGGCGGCTATCATGCGGACAGCCACCTGGCCTGCTTTGCGGGTACAGTCGGCACTTTTCTTTTATACAGGCTCATAGCTGCGTTGATCCCTGCAAGTGTGCTGTCCGCCGTGGCTGCTGTGTTCGCCGTATTCGCCGGGATTACGGTTTTCCTGCTTGCACCCGTAGGAACGGAGAACAAGCCCCTCGGCAGGCGTCAGAAAGGACAGCTGAAAGAAGACAGCCGTCTGCTCGTTCTGTTCCTTTGCATGGTTGTCCTGTTCCTGCTGCTGCAAGATATCAGTCCCCAGTGGGCTTTCTCTGTCAGCAGTGCCATCGCGGCTGTTTCTGCATCCCTGATTGTGGGCAAAATCAAGTTCTCAAAAGCAGAGACGTCCAACTCTTAA
- a CDS encoding 2-hydroxyacid dehydrogenase → MKVAFYDAKAYDRPSFEYYGGQQDIQFRFLETKLNEDTVDLARGCDAVCVFVNDTVNAAVIDKLYEYGVKIIALRSAGYNNVDIRHAFGKTHVVHVPAYSPYAVAEHAIALLLTSVRRIHKAYNRTREFNFSLNGLTGFDFHGKTVGVVGTGKIGRIFIDICRGFGMKVIAYDLFPAKDSGIDYVALDELLEQSDIISLHCPLTDETRHMINAAAIEKMKKGVVLVNTSRGGLIDAEALLEGIKARKIGAACLDVYEEEADVFFEDRSGHIMDDELLSRLISMPNVIVTSHQAFLTEEALNNIAETTVNNILSCFRNDGVCDNELCYRCGSIEQCRKERKQKCF, encoded by the coding sequence ATCAAAGTTGCTTTTTATGACGCTAAGGCATATGACAGGCCTTCTTTTGAGTATTACGGCGGGCAGCAGGATATACAATTCCGGTTCCTGGAGACAAAGCTGAATGAGGATACTGTGGATCTGGCCAGAGGCTGCGACGCAGTTTGCGTTTTTGTGAATGACACAGTGAACGCCGCAGTGATTGACAAGCTGTATGAGTATGGCGTGAAGATCATCGCACTCCGGTCGGCAGGATATAACAATGTGGATATCCGGCACGCCTTTGGGAAAACCCATGTGGTGCATGTGCCTGCGTATTCCCCTTATGCTGTGGCAGAGCACGCCATCGCACTGCTGCTGACCTCGGTTCGCCGCATCCATAAGGCCTATAACCGGACAAGGGAATTCAACTTCTCCCTGAACGGGCTGACCGGATTTGACTTTCATGGAAAAACGGTGGGCGTAGTAGGAACCGGAAAGATCGGGCGGATCTTCATCGATATCTGCCGGGGCTTCGGCATGAAGGTGATTGCCTATGACCTGTTTCCGGCTAAAGACAGCGGGATTGACTACGTAGCGCTGGATGAACTGCTGGAGCAGAGCGACATCATTTCCCTGCATTGCCCGCTGACAGATGAAACACGGCATATGATCAACGCAGCGGCGATTGAAAAGATGAAGAAGGGTGTGGTGCTGGTCAACACGTCCCGCGGCGGCCTGATCGACGCGGAAGCGCTGCTGGAGGGTATCAAGGCAAGGAAGATCGGCGCTGCATGCCTGGACGTCTATGAAGAAGAAGCGGACGTATTCTTTGAAGACCGATCCGGGCACATCATGGACGATGAGTTGCTGTCTCGTCTGATTTCCATGCCGAATGTGATTGTGACCTCACACCAGGCATTTCTGACGGAGGAAGCGCTGAACAATATTGCAGAGACCACCGTGAACAATATCCTGTCCTGTTTCCGGAATGACGGAGTATGCGATAATGAGCTGTGCTACCGGTGCGGCAGTATTGAACAGTGCCGGAAGGAACGGAAACAAAAGTGCTTCTGA
- a CDS encoding FAD-binding protein — MKKWIALLLSLVMVMSVMNIAAAQEPLTATVAGFGGDVTVTVEVDGEGKIVSIAADGSTQTPDVGGKAANDLNEGALAGLAGTELAELDATGIEGITGATVTSEAIKTALEMIKAEATGAEATPVQDGTYTVTVPAYSVTEQMTLNITFEGGKLTKIETVTAGNTPVIFATVEENLYPRLIENQSLETDVITGATVASGAVKQAVEKAIEMAGGSVADWHAPVEKSDAVVELNDYDVIVVGLGGAGMTAYLSAAESGATVFGIEKAAKIGGNSTNTAGPMAINPPSRVEANGGQIVPPEELLADWAEYTTIDGQQDAKLDVVEMFINNSGETLDWMEKYSFQFGDEMKAFFHPAGWKVWTSYAGKDGKTKDDAYVEAMEAAKAMNEKNDYKLELTATELLVEDGKVAGVKAVAWDGTTYLVHGKSVILATGGFIGDEELSNEYIHGVWRTEAMTQCDGAGIKMAQNAVNANLYNLDVVPVSHIAQVYNIVRNDDLTADQKAILTSLALDKAYPVVGEDGVKVNDKIGMFFAFDVWAAGPTYYVIYSENEMNGFKENGLAAANTPMFLAQGGTVEAGVPVADLDQILSVGEAYGDVFKADSLAALAEQLGLENLTENVEDQGGAYYAIKGASYVYSTCGGVEVDANLNVVDVDGNPVPGLYAVGNDSLGVLLASEKAYVTYGGAAAGWALTSGRLAGAYATAYAKGE, encoded by the coding sequence ATGAAGAAATGGATTGCTCTTCTTCTGAGTCTGGTGATGGTCATGAGCGTCATGAACATTGCCGCGGCCCAGGAACCGCTGACTGCCACAGTGGCAGGTTTCGGCGGAGACGTAACAGTGACCGTTGAGGTGGACGGCGAAGGCAAAATTGTCTCCATCGCTGCGGACGGATCTACACAGACGCCTGATGTGGGCGGCAAAGCAGCCAATGACCTGAATGAGGGTGCGCTGGCTGGACTGGCCGGCACAGAACTGGCTGAACTGGACGCTACTGGAATCGAAGGAATCACCGGTGCAACCGTGACTTCTGAAGCAATCAAGACCGCTCTGGAGATGATCAAGGCAGAAGCTACCGGAGCGGAAGCGACTCCCGTGCAGGACGGCACCTACACCGTGACTGTACCCGCTTATTCCGTGACCGAGCAGATGACGCTGAACATCACCTTCGAAGGCGGAAAGCTGACCAAGATTGAGACCGTGACTGCGGGCAACACCCCCGTGATCTTTGCCACGGTTGAAGAGAACCTGTATCCCCGGCTGATCGAAAACCAGAGCCTGGAAACCGACGTGATCACCGGCGCGACCGTTGCTTCCGGTGCTGTGAAGCAGGCGGTTGAAAAGGCGATCGAAATGGCGGGTGGAAGCGTTGCCGACTGGCATGCCCCCGTGGAGAAGTCTGACGCTGTTGTCGAGCTGAACGACTATGACGTGATCGTGGTCGGTCTCGGCGGCGCCGGCATGACTGCTTACCTGTCCGCTGCAGAGAGCGGCGCGACCGTGTTCGGTATTGAAAAGGCTGCCAAGATCGGCGGCAACTCCACCAACACCGCCGGCCCCATGGCCATCAACCCGCCGTCCCGCGTGGAAGCCAACGGCGGCCAGATCGTTCCTCCGGAAGAACTGCTGGCTGACTGGGCTGAATACACCACCATTGACGGACAGCAGGACGCCAAGCTGGACGTGGTTGAGATGTTCATCAACAACTCCGGCGAAACCCTGGATTGGATGGAGAAGTATTCCTTCCAGTTCGGTGATGAGATGAAAGCCTTCTTCCATCCTGCCGGATGGAAGGTCTGGACTTCCTACGCTGGCAAAGACGGCAAGACCAAGGATGACGCTTATGTGGAAGCCATGGAAGCTGCCAAGGCCATGAACGAAAAGAACGACTACAAGCTGGAGCTGACCGCGACCGAGCTGCTTGTGGAAGACGGCAAGGTGGCCGGCGTGAAGGCAGTTGCCTGGGACGGCACCACCTACCTGGTACATGGCAAGAGCGTGATCCTGGCTACCGGTGGTTTCATCGGCGATGAGGAACTGTCCAACGAATACATCCACGGTGTGTGGAGAACCGAAGCCATGACCCAGTGTGACGGCGCTGGCATCAAGATGGCCCAGAACGCTGTGAACGCGAACCTGTACAACCTGGACGTTGTGCCGGTATCCCACATCGCGCAGGTTTACAACATCGTCCGCAATGATGACCTGACCGCTGACCAGAAGGCCATTCTGACTTCCCTGGCGCTGGACAAGGCTTATCCCGTGGTGGGCGAGGACGGCGTAAAGGTGAATGACAAGATCGGCATGTTCTTCGCGTTTGACGTATGGGCAGCCGGCCCCACCTACTACGTGATCTACTCCGAGAACGAGATGAACGGCTTCAAGGAGAATGGCCTGGCCGCCGCGAACACACCCATGTTCCTGGCCCAGGGCGGCACTGTGGAAGCCGGTGTGCCGGTTGCTGACCTGGATCAGATCCTGAGCGTCGGCGAAGCTTACGGCGACGTGTTCAAGGCTGATTCCCTGGCAGCCCTGGCTGAACAGCTGGGACTGGAGAACCTGACCGAGAATGTGGAAGACCAGGGCGGCGCCTACTATGCCATCAAGGGCGCTTCCTACGTATACTCCACCTGCGGCGGCGTGGAAGTTGACGCCAACCTGAACGTTGTGGACGTGGACGGCAATCCCGTGCCCGGCCTCTACGCTGTTGGTAATGATTCCCTGGGCGTGCTGCTTGCTTCCGAAAAGGCCTATGTGACCTACGGCGGTGCTGCTGCCGGCTGGGCACTGACCAGCGGACGGCTTGCCGGTGCTTACGCCACTGCGTATGCCAAGGGAGAGTAA